A region of the Meles meles chromosome 18, mMelMel3.1 paternal haplotype, whole genome shotgun sequence genome:
tggggggggtcTCAGCACAGCATGGCCCGGGGAACCCTCCCCTCCTACCCCTGCGCGCCGGCGCCCGCCCACCTGTATGTGCTGCATGGCTTGGGAGGTGGAGGCGGCCTCCAGCAAGGTCACAGTGCAGCCGCCAAAGCCACCACCAGTCATGCGGCTGCCGTAAACCCCGGGTGCAGACAGCGCGGCCTCGACCAGCTGGTCCAGCTCGGGACAGCTCACCTCGTAGTCATCCCTGGGGAGAGGACCGAGGACAGGGAGGGCCTAGCACAGCCCCGCCCCGAGGCTTAGCCTCACCCTGGGCTATCGGGGCACCCCGGGGTCCTCACCTGAGCGAGTGGTGGCTCTCCACCATGAGGCGGCCAAAGGCTCGGTAGTCCCCGCGGCTCAGGGCGGCCGCCGCCTGGGCAGTGCGCCGAATCTCACCCACCACGTGCCGCGCACGCCGGAAGCCCTCCTTGCTCACCAGGTCTCTGCCAGCTGGGGAGGGAACAGGGTCAGCGGACCTGCCACCCACCACCTCTGGGCCCCTACCGACGTGGGGATGGGGGCGCCAGGCGgtggcctgggggtgggaggctgggggcaggCTGCAAATTGGGGGACCTCATTCGGACAAAGCTGTGCACAGAACCTTGTGTTGGTGACTCAGGTTTGGAGCCTCCCCTGGCCCCCGACTATAAAATGTCAttcggtggggcggggggaggcgccagggtggctcagtgggttaaagcctctgactttggctcaggtcatgatcccagggtcctgggatccagccccgcatcaggctctgtgctcagcagggaacctgcttcctcctctctctgcctgcctctctgcctacttgtgatctctctctccctctgtcaaataaataaataaaatcttttaaaaaaaaaaaagtcactcggGGTGCAGCAAACATTGAGAGGACCCACAGAGAGCCCCCCTCCCAGCAGGGGGCCTGGCGcacagtgggtgctcagtaaacagCAGGGGAAGCCCCAGACCCTTGATGCTTCCAAGGTGAGGGGAGCACATGGCTGCCTccccgagcccaaggcagtgcAAGCGGGAGAAGAAATCCTCCTGCTGCCGTTTATGCTGGAGCACCAGGGAGCCTCCACTGGAGAGGCTGGGGCCCCGGAGCCGGGGTGCAGCCCAGGCACACATCAAGCCACAGGGCACACCGGCATCGGGCTGTCCTTGCCAGTTCATGCCGAGGTGGGGAGAGCAAGCCAATTCGGTAGGGGCAGCCCTGACGGCCAGAGGCTTTGCTACTGAATTCTGAAGGCCACGTCGGTTTGGGAGCAGGCAAGGGTTTGGAGTTGAACTGGGTGACCAAAGCGACCACCCTGGGCAGAGGTCCTGAGCTGGGAGACCCAGGCACCAGGAGCCAGACAGCAGCTGCTAAATACTCAAAATCCATGGTGTGGGGGGAGGAAGGCATGGAAGGGAcagagatgggagaggagaaTGGGACGGGGGACATAAGGACACAGAGGTGACCGAGGTCTCACATAGGAGTGACAAGGGTGAGAAATAACCGGCAAGAGGAAGTAAGGGAAGCCTCTAGGGGAGGAAGGATGCAGAGTTCCACTGGGAATCAGGTGGAGGCTCCGGAACCAGAGCTGGAAATGGGGGGAAGCTCCAGCCGGGCGAGCAATGGGCTGCAGGCCCCAATCCCAGGTGGCAGCGGCAGCTGAGAGGATTGAGAAGTGAACAAAGACGACAAAATGGGCCATAAGCATTAGGTCTCCCCCCAAGACTGGCACAGTTAAGAGGTTCAATTTTCAAAGAGAAGAGAACTGGCCGTGTTTCCAAGCAGGAGAGGAGTCAGGCAGGGCACAGGAGTGAGGCAAAGGAGGCCCTTTCGCACAGGACTCTGGAGAAGGCAGAGGCAGCATTGGGGTCCCCAGGGAgggaagaccccccccccacgAATGGTGGGGAAGGTGTGCAGTGGAGAGGAGGGACGCCCAAAGTGTTCCAGCATGAAAACCTCCGTCAAGGTCACCTGCAATGAGCAGGCGGGGCAGTTCTGAATGGGACAGTTCACCAAGGAGAAGGACAAGACAGTCCCCCAGGGCTGGCCAGCGTCCTGGCAATGGGCACCTGCACCCGGCCAGGGAGGGCGCAGCTCCCGAGGCTAGCAGCCTGGCCCACAGCTGAGAGTATGGGCTGGGGGCTGAGCTGCCCGATTCGAGGCTCAGCACTGCCTCATCCAAAACACGCAGAGTAGTAACGGCCTCTGCTCCACAGGGTACGGCAGAACGAGGGGATGTTGATCTCAGCTTCAAACTATCAAATATACTATCTTCCCGGCCACATGTATCAGGAGCCTTTCAGATACATGCACCTTTGGACTCTGCAATCCTGCTCCTCTGAATCCAATCCTAAGAAAGTACCGAGAGAACACGGAGACCCTTGCGTATGACACCGATCATCACAGCGTCATGTGCGATCATCGGCAAATGGTCACGTTACGGCACACTCGCGGGCCGAACTTGTTTGTAGCTTTCACAGGCCTGCTGATGACATGCCTCTGCCGGCCCAGGTAAAGGTTCTCAGATAAtgttagaaaaagagaaacagggcacctgattggctcagtcgttaagtgtctgctttggctcagatcatgatccggggatcctgggatcaagccccgcatcgggctctctgcttagctgggagcctgcttcccttcctctctctctgcctgcctctctgcctatgtgtgatctgtctctctgtcaaataaataaaaaaatcttaaaaaaaaaaaaaaaaagaaaacaatatgaagATTTCAAGCAGCCCCGCTGAGGTTGGAGCCCAAGTCTACAAGGTTGGGGGAGCGGGCAGAGCACAGCGGAGGTCCCTGGAGATGAGGGGTACATGGCAGGGTCAAGGGCACACGGAGGGCCCGGCAGCCCCATAGGGCCCCCAGCCAGCTCTCACCCTCTAGCTCCTCCAGCCGCACCTCCCGAAGGCTCTCCTTGCCCAGCGCCCGGGCCACCTCTTCACACTGCCGCCGCCGCAGCGGGTACTCGCTGGAGCCCAGGGAGTGGCGGACATTGGAGTTGGTGATGAGCACGGCCAGCTTGGGTTCTGACAGCGGCACCAGGCTTGTCTCCAGGGACCTGGCATTGAGTGGGAGTGAGGAAGAGGACAAGCCCGAGGGTCCGCGTGCCACACGAGCCAGGGGGCCATGCTCCACCCAGAAGCTCCTGATGATGGGGGGGAGGGTGCAAGGGGAGCCCCTGACCTGCAGTCAATGAGCAGCGCGTGGCCTTTCTGCCCCAGCAGTGCGATGAGCTGGTCCATGATGCCACAGGGCACCCCTGCGAAGTTGTGCTCGGCCCGCTGACACACCTGAGCCCGGGCAGCTATGGACCCCGAGTCTGCGGCACAGGGTGACATGGGgaggctggagcccaggaggGGGGTGTGTGGGGTGGGAGCCATGGGAGCTCCAGTGACACTCCAGGGAggttccccacccccttcctgaaGCCACAGCAGAGGGGAGCTCTGCCAAGCAGAGGAGGGCTGGATCGGGGGCTGGGGTCTAGGAAGTACCTGGGCAGAGCTGCTGCAGGAAGGTGTACGTGGCCACTTCCAGGGACGCGGAGCTGGACAGCCCACCCCCCAGGGGCACGGAGCTGACCACCACTGCGCTGAAGCCAGGGAGGGGGGCAGCTGGAAAGAACGGGTGGTGGTGAGATGGACCGCCTGGGAGGACAGGCCGGCAAAGGGCATGTATTTTGGCATGAAGAGAGGTGACTGCCTGATAGCTGCTTCCAGGGACAATTGTCAGAGGCCACCGTGGGCCCAGCACCCTTCATCCTACCCTCCTAAGTTAAGCTACTTAACCAGCAGCTGAGGTACCTGACGCACAGTCTTCCTCGCTCTCCTCCTGGTTTAGGGCTCTGGAGGCCAACGGGCTaggggtttgaatcctggctcctcCCATCATCTAATGGGCAGTTCGGGGAAAGTTCTGGAACCTCTCTGGGCATCAGTCTcatcatctgtacaatgggggaTACTCTCCTCCTGCAAGCTACCGGGGGGTGGACTAGATGAGCTAAGGAGCTTTGCAGCTGAGAGGTGGTGCTCTTAGCACTAGTGTGAACTTGACCCTGGCCTCAGCCCCATACCTGGGTAGTGCTGAATCACTCCCTTGACATAGTTGGCCCAGCGGGGGGTTCCGGGCTCCAGTGACCGCTGGGCTGTGGGCAGCGGAAACTGCAGCCGTCGGGGTTCATCAGCGTCCTCCGAGGTGGTGAGGAGGGAGACAAGGCCATCCGCCCGGGGGCTGCCCACCAGCACGGTCACAAGCTCCAGCGCCTGGCAGGAGAGACAGGGAGTATGGAAAGCTTCTGCCTGCTGACCAGTGAAGGAGGCTCCCTCCCATACTAAAGTTCTGAAGAATGAGAGGTTTCAGTCCCTTGGAGGCTCAACAGGAAAGGAATGGGGGGTGTTTCGGGGAAGAACCAGAGTGCTGAGTTGGTCCTGGGGGCTTGGATCCTGCTTCTGTCTCTTCAGAGGCAGGGCCGGTGCAGCAGACGCGCAGTCCTGGACTCTGCCCTGAACGCGGGCTCCCGGCTATGGGGCAAAGGGGAGGAGAGCTCGGAAGGTAGAGAGTCAGAGGAGCTCCAGGTGATGCCTTGCCATTGTGGAGTGGTCTCAGGTGCGTGGAACCCACTCACTTGCCAAGCTGCACCAGGTGGAAAGGGGCCCAGCTCTAATCGCTGCCCCAGGAAgaaccagctctgtgaccttgagcaaatcactagccctctctgggcctcagtttcctcctctgtaaacgGAACCGGCTGGGCCGGGAGCTCTAGGGCTAGCTTCCTCAAGTCTGCAGTCGGGGCCCCCGGAAGACAGAGCCTGAAGCGTCCCC
Encoded here:
- the GALK1 gene encoding galactokinase yields the protein MAASRQPQAAELLAEARRAFREEFGAEPELAVSAPGRVNLIGEHTDYNQGLVLPMALELVTVLVGSPRADGLVSLLTTSEDADEPRRLQFPLPTAQRSLEPGTPRWANYVKGVIQHYPAAPLPGFSAVVVSSVPLGGGLSSSASLEVATYTFLQQLCPDSGSIAARAQVCQRAEHNFAGVPCGIMDQLIALLGQKGHALLIDCRSLETSLVPLSEPKLAVLITNSNVRHSLGSSEYPLRRRQCEEVARALGKESLREVRLEELEAGRDLVSKEGFRRARHVVGEIRRTAQAAAALSRGDYRAFGRLMVESHHSLRDDYEVSCPELDQLVEAALSAPGVYGSRMTGGGFGGCTVTLLEAASTSQAMQHIQEQYAGTPTFYLSQAADGAKVLRW